Proteins from one Caulobacter sp. 73W genomic window:
- a CDS encoding flagellar hook-basal body complex protein — MSINSAMLAGVSGLVANSSALAAISDNIANVNTVGYKRTTANFSSLVTSSSKASNYSAGGLKAITHKYVRQEGNHMGTSSNLDLAISGSGFFVTTTKPENVLPTDQRLFTRAGAFVIDDLGYLRNDAGLYLQGWLADNLTGEITTDPSDLSQLDTINVSGTGGTAEATTRVAISANLSNQQPSTTFWTDANADGIYDPSEANYNLDPALGRNQMAEWHASGGTTGLEPDFEINIPVSDSQGSQRNITMAFMRSGNANEWVVEVYGDPSVIDDGGSPNLGKIAAGTVNFNPDGTISTADPTLGDLFPTAGGGNPPTLTIGASDAVTNPKWATALGIAEQTIQIDLTTAPGGLTQFSSLSEAQNISANGTPFGVLADVQIDKEGYVTAIYENGTTRRLAQVAIATFSNPDALISQNGNAYQVSRESGTYTLKAPGAGGAGEIDPSTLEASTVDLSTEFTGLITTQRAYSAASKIITTADEMLEQLLNIKR; from the coding sequence ATGAGCATCAACAGCGCCATGCTCGCCGGCGTTTCCGGCCTGGTTGCGAATTCGTCGGCTCTCGCCGCGATCTCCGACAACATCGCGAACGTCAACACCGTCGGCTACAAGCGCACGACGGCCAACTTCTCCTCGCTGGTCACCTCCAGCTCCAAGGCCTCGAACTACTCGGCCGGGGGCCTGAAGGCGATCACGCACAAGTACGTGCGCCAGGAGGGCAACCACATGGGGACCTCCTCGAACCTCGATCTGGCGATCAGCGGTTCGGGCTTCTTCGTCACCACCACCAAGCCGGAAAACGTCCTGCCGACCGACCAGCGCCTGTTCACGCGCGCCGGCGCCTTCGTGATCGACGACCTGGGCTACCTGCGCAACGACGCCGGCCTCTACCTGCAAGGCTGGCTCGCCGACAACCTGACCGGCGAAATCACCACCGATCCGTCGGACCTCAGCCAGCTGGACACCATCAACGTCTCCGGCACCGGCGGCACGGCGGAGGCCACCACCCGCGTGGCGATCAGCGCCAATCTGAGCAACCAGCAGCCCAGCACGACCTTCTGGACCGACGCCAACGCCGACGGAATCTACGATCCGAGCGAAGCGAACTACAACCTCGACCCGGCCCTCGGGCGTAACCAGATGGCCGAATGGCATGCCTCTGGAGGCACGACCGGTCTGGAGCCCGACTTCGAGATCAACATCCCGGTTTCGGACTCCCAGGGGAGCCAGCGCAACATCACCATGGCCTTCATGCGTAGCGGCAACGCCAATGAATGGGTGGTGGAAGTCTATGGCGACCCGTCGGTCATCGACGACGGCGGCTCACCGAACCTCGGCAAGATCGCCGCCGGTACGGTCAACTTCAATCCGGACGGCACCATCAGCACTGCGGATCCGACGTTGGGCGACCTGTTCCCGACGGCCGGCGGCGGCAACCCGCCCACCCTCACCATCGGCGCCTCTGACGCGGTCACCAACCCCAAGTGGGCCACGGCCCTCGGCATCGCCGAGCAGACCATCCAAATCGACCTGACGACGGCCCCCGGCGGCCTGACCCAGTTCTCCAGCCTGTCGGAAGCGCAGAACATCTCGGCTAACGGCACGCCGTTCGGCGTTCTCGCCGACGTGCAGATCGACAAGGAAGGCTACGTCACCGCCATCTACGAGAACGGCACCACCCGCCGCCTGGCTCAGGTCGCCATCGCCACCTTCTCGAACCCCGACGCCCTGATCTCGCAAAACGGCAACGCTTACCAAGTGTCCCGCGAGAGCGGCACCTACACCCTGAAGGCTCCCGGGGCCGGCGGGGCTGGTGAGATCGACCCTTCAACTCTGGAAGCGTCGACCGTGGACCTCTCCACTGAGTTCACCGGCCTGATCACCACGCAACGCGCCTACTCCGCGGCATCAAAGATCATCACCACTGCCGACGAAATGCTCGAGCAACTCTTGAACATTAAGAGGTAA
- a CDS encoding flagellar hook assembly protein FlgD yields the protein MVDAVAGNGTSLASRQANSRNTLAGSQETFLALLTTQLKNQDPLAPVDSTQFVTQTVQMVGVEQQLMTNDLLTALVGMNDGGLNEASNLLGKTVTAENAVQKIGDDGKAKWSYDLPSSAKYVKLEILNANGAVVKTVELDAKDSAKGVHDYTWDGVLSTAEDGTKQMAKKGASYTMRVKAMDFSGGAINASTDMTGTATAVAIEGGQAMVTVNGVKLPMSSIIGVKTAAETPKPDPDAEKAAA from the coding sequence ATGGTAGACGCCGTCGCCGGCAACGGCACCTCACTGGCCAGCCGCCAGGCCAATTCGCGGAACACCCTGGCCGGCAGCCAGGAAACGTTCCTGGCCCTGCTGACCACGCAGCTGAAGAACCAGGATCCCCTGGCCCCGGTGGATTCTACCCAGTTCGTGACCCAGACCGTTCAGATGGTCGGCGTCGAGCAGCAGCTGATGACCAACGACCTGCTGACCGCCCTGGTCGGCATGAACGACGGCGGCCTGAACGAAGCCTCCAACCTGCTGGGCAAGACGGTCACGGCCGAGAACGCGGTCCAGAAGATCGGCGACGATGGCAAGGCCAAGTGGAGCTACGACCTGCCGAGCTCGGCCAAGTACGTGAAGCTGGAGATCCTCAACGCCAACGGCGCGGTCGTGAAGACCGTCGAGCTGGACGCCAAGGACAGCGCCAAGGGCGTCCACGACTACACCTGGGACGGCGTCCTCAGCACCGCCGAGGACGGAACCAAGCAGATGGCCAAGAAGGGCGCGTCCTACACGATGCGCGTCAAGGCCATGGACTTCTCCGGCGGCGCCATCAACGCCTCGACCGACATGACCGGCACGGCCACCGCCGTCGCCATCGAAGGCGGTCAGGCGATGGTCACCGTCAACGGCGTCAAGCTGCCGATGAGCTCCATCATCGGCGTCAAGACGGCTGCAGAAACACCGAAGCCGGATCCGGACGCCGAAAAAGCGGCGGCCTGA
- a CDS encoding flagellar hook-length control protein FliK: MTDAVSAAAPGAATAAQQGGGQAASGVGAGFDLVLALMAQLGATPGEPGATTPGEDAAPAASEVVADPLVGAPTDAAAAVMAALLVPQTTPQTPVIVEGQAAAPALPTAAPAVAAVAEAGEQATRQAFAPVMADAAATETPATPASQAEASTVAQPEAAPSEAAAPAVAAPTAKTEAKPALETPPKPSTAAPAAPARTAPRAEPAAQTEMAEEAPTGEQAPAVAVTATATQEEAAPAQVKASVQATKTPAAEKPAPAIAQPAAAPVDAPEVPAPVDAAPTATVEEAAPAAPTPATATVAQQAAVAAPAPRVAAPAQPAGESLRGRRLDNEGSELAQPPAGPITVAAKSAVAGKDSPSTAEKKPFAIEADKPSSVAAQVEAAMTAAAETAEPTVETANAAAPSSTASGTGETARADAAAQVRGSPETVAQLSAQIAKKLENKVTRFDIALDPVDLGRVNVKLEIGRDGRVSAAMSFEKPQAAAELRARSGELRDALQQAGFELAQDALTFDLADQGANSNTWAQQQAFSDDRQPAWNGRAFQAAMSSEDEPPLSNPALDWRASRASGVDVRI; encoded by the coding sequence ATGACAGACGCCGTTTCCGCAGCCGCCCCAGGCGCCGCGACCGCAGCCCAGCAGGGCGGCGGGCAGGCTGCGTCTGGCGTAGGCGCGGGCTTCGATCTGGTCCTGGCCCTGATGGCGCAGCTGGGCGCCACGCCCGGCGAGCCCGGCGCGACGACGCCTGGCGAAGACGCCGCCCCTGCGGCGAGCGAGGTCGTCGCGGACCCGCTGGTTGGCGCGCCGACCGACGCCGCCGCCGCCGTGATGGCGGCGCTGCTGGTTCCGCAGACCACGCCGCAGACTCCGGTCATCGTCGAAGGCCAGGCCGCGGCTCCCGCCCTGCCCACCGCCGCGCCGGCTGTCGCCGCCGTCGCGGAGGCCGGTGAACAAGCGACGCGACAAGCTTTCGCCCCGGTGATGGCCGATGCTGCGGCGACCGAGACGCCCGCCACGCCCGCGTCGCAGGCCGAGGCGTCCACGGTCGCTCAACCTGAAGCCGCGCCGTCTGAAGCCGCCGCGCCGGCAGTCGCGGCGCCGACCGCCAAGACCGAAGCCAAACCGGCTTTGGAGACGCCCCCCAAGCCTTCCACGGCCGCGCCCGCCGCGCCCGCCCGGACGGCTCCACGCGCCGAGCCCGCGGCACAGACCGAGATGGCCGAAGAAGCCCCGACCGGTGAGCAGGCCCCGGCCGTCGCCGTCACGGCTACCGCCACTCAGGAAGAAGCCGCGCCCGCACAGGTGAAGGCGTCGGTCCAGGCGACCAAGACGCCGGCCGCCGAGAAGCCCGCCCCCGCCATCGCTCAGCCCGCCGCCGCCCCGGTGGACGCTCCTGAGGTCCCGGCTCCGGTCGACGCCGCGCCGACCGCTACGGTGGAAGAGGCCGCCCCCGCCGCGCCGACGCCCGCCACCGCGACCGTGGCCCAGCAGGCGGCCGTTGCGGCGCCCGCCCCGCGGGTCGCCGCCCCGGCCCAGCCGGCGGGCGAGAGCCTGCGGGGCCGCCGCCTGGACAACGAAGGCTCCGAGCTGGCGCAACCGCCCGCCGGCCCGATCACGGTCGCCGCCAAGTCAGCCGTCGCCGGCAAGGACAGCCCCTCCACGGCGGAGAAGAAGCCCTTCGCCATCGAGGCGGACAAACCCTCGAGCGTCGCCGCCCAGGTCGAAGCGGCCATGACCGCCGCGGCCGAAACCGCCGAGCCGACCGTGGAGACCGCCAACGCCGCCGCCCCGTCGTCGACCGCCTCCGGGACGGGCGAGACTGCCCGTGCCGACGCCGCAGCCCAGGTGCGCGGCTCGCCCGAGACCGTCGCCCAGCTCTCTGCCCAGATCGCCAAGAAGCTGGAGAACAAGGTCACGCGCTTCGACATCGCCCTGGATCCCGTGGACCTGGGCCGTGTGAACGTGAAGCTGGAGATCGGCCGCGACGGCCGCGTCTCAGCCGCCATGTCGTTCGAAAAGCCGCAGGCCGCCGCCGAGTTGAGGGCCCGGTCGGGCGAGCTTCGCGACGCCCTGCAACAGGCCGGCTTCGAGCTGGCGCAGGACGCCCTGACCTTCGACCTGGCCGACCAGGGCGCCAACTCCAACACCTGGGCTCAACAGCAAGCCTTCAGCGACGATCGCCAACCGGCCTGGAACGGGCGCGCCTTCCAGGCGGCGATGTCGAGCGAGGACGAGCCCCCCCTTTCCAATCCCGCTCTCGACTGGCGCGCTTCCCGCGCCAGCGGGGTGGATGTCCGGATCTAG